One genomic region from Bacteroidales bacterium WCE2008 encodes:
- a CDS encoding 1-deoxy-D-xylulose-5-phosphate synthase: MYTILDNINSPADIRNLNMDQLRTLCAELRDYIVRCCAENPGHLGSSLGAVELIVGLHYVYNTPDDKIVFDVGHQAYAHKILTGRRELFRKNRTKDGISGFPRMAESPYDSFGVGHSSTSISAALGLAEAARLKGLDSKVVALIGDGAMSGGLAFEGLNNAGSSKSNLLIILNDNNQSIDSNIGAIHNYLLKITTGDAYNKLKTHIWNKIGDRRLRRFLQKITIDTKSNLVRNTGGAVFEALGFRYFGIVDGNDIVQVVNTLQRLRKLSGPRILHVRTVKGCGYTPALADPATWHAPGKFDPDTGERILSERKAARYQDVFGEVLTEIARKDSRVVGITPAMGSGCGMNILANAMPERFYDVGIEEEHAVTFAAGLAAGGMRPFCNLYSSFSQRAYDQIIHDVALQKLPVVLCFDRAGLVGEDGATHHGCFDLAAYRAIPDAVVAVPSDETMLKDMMYSGLASATGPYIIRYPRGCGEGTDWRNAEPEILTAGKGVKVCDGEKIAVLALGPEVYRAKEAAAAFKEKYGYSPAVYDMRFLKPIDTSILEEVAAGYGYILTAEEGCIKGGLFGAVTEYMAEKGYKPYINGCGIPDRFIGQDRQGAQRSECGLDAAGILTALEKMIAK; this comes from the coding sequence ATGTACACCATACTCGACAACATCAACTCACCTGCGGATATCCGCAACCTAAACATGGATCAGCTCAGGACTCTCTGCGCCGAGCTTCGTGATTATATCGTAAGATGTTGCGCCGAGAACCCGGGGCACCTGGGTTCCAGCCTGGGAGCAGTCGAGCTGATTGTCGGCCTGCATTATGTGTACAACACCCCGGATGACAAGATAGTATTCGACGTAGGACATCAGGCCTACGCCCATAAGATACTTACCGGCCGCCGCGAGCTCTTCAGGAAGAACAGGACAAAAGATGGTATCAGCGGATTCCCCCGCATGGCGGAGAGCCCGTACGATTCTTTCGGAGTAGGTCATTCTTCCACTTCGATTTCCGCTGCGCTCGGTCTTGCGGAAGCAGCCAGGCTCAAAGGCCTGGACAGCAAAGTCGTCGCCCTCATCGGCGATGGAGCCATGAGCGGAGGACTGGCTTTCGAGGGACTGAATAATGCCGGAAGCAGCAAAAGCAACCTGCTGATAATCCTGAACGACAACAACCAGTCGATAGACTCCAACATAGGCGCGATCCATAATTATCTGCTGAAGATAACTACCGGGGACGCCTACAACAAGCTCAAGACCCATATCTGGAACAAGATTGGAGACCGCCGTCTGAGACGGTTCCTCCAGAAGATAACGATAGACACCAAGTCCAACCTCGTGCGCAATACCGGAGGAGCCGTATTCGAGGCTCTCGGATTCAGGTATTTCGGCATTGTGGACGGCAACGACATCGTCCAGGTGGTCAACACACTCCAAAGGCTGAGGAAGCTTTCCGGACCGAGAATACTTCATGTCAGGACGGTCAAGGGCTGCGGCTACACGCCGGCTCTCGCCGACCCGGCCACATGGCACGCCCCGGGTAAATTCGACCCTGATACAGGAGAGCGTATCCTTTCGGAGCGCAAGGCCGCCAGATATCAGGATGTCTTCGGAGAAGTGCTTACAGAGATAGCCCGGAAAGACAGTCGCGTCGTCGGGATAACTCCCGCGATGGGCTCGGGCTGCGGCATGAACATTCTCGCCAATGCGATGCCGGAGCGATTCTATGATGTCGGAATAGAGGAAGAGCATGCAGTGACGTTCGCCGCCGGTCTCGCCGCCGGAGGCATGAGACCGTTCTGCAATCTCTACTCGTCGTTCTCGCAGAGGGCATATGACCAGATAATCCATGATGTCGCTCTCCAGAAACTGCCGGTGGTGCTCTGTTTCGACCGCGCCGGTCTGGTCGGCGAAGACGGCGCTACGCATCACGGATGCTTCGACCTTGCCGCCTATCGTGCGATTCCGGACGCCGTAGTCGCCGTGCCGTCGGACGAGACGATGCTCAAGGACATGATGTACTCCGGACTGGCCAGCGCGACGGGCCCATATATAATAAGGTATCCGCGCGGATGCGGAGAGGGGACGGACTGGAGGAATGCCGAGCCGGAGATACTGACAGCCGGGAAAGGCGTCAAGGTCTGCGACGGAGAGAAGATCGCGGTCCTCGCTCTCGGGCCGGAGGTCTACAGGGCGAAAGAAGCCGCGGCCGCATTCAAAGAGAAATACGGATACTCACCTGCCGTCTATGACATGAGATTCCTCAAGCCTATAGACACCTCGATACTCGAGGAGGTTGCGGCCGGATATGGATACATACTGACTGCGGAAGAGGGCTGCATCAAGGGCGGGCTCTTCGGAGCTGTTACCGAATATATGGCAGAGAAGGGATATAAACCTTATATCAACGGATGCGGTATTCCTGACAGATTCATCGGCCAGGACCGCCAGGGAGCTCAACGCAGCGAATGCGGTCTGGATGCCGCAGGGATACTTACAGCGCTTGAGAAAATGATAGCAAAATAA
- a CDS encoding Adenylosuccinate synthetase: MKIDVVLGLQWGDEGKGKIVDVLAGRYPAVARFQGGPNAGHSLQFDGKNFVVRSIPSGIFREGSVNVIGSGVVLDPITFKEECGNVAKMNIDPQKKLVVSKKAHLILPTHRLLDAAYEAAAGKGKIGSTLKGIGPTYTDKVSRHGLRVGDIIAPDFLDRFNKLKSRHVKMLKDLGYECDPEKDEKAWMEAVEFLRGFNLIDCEYFVDSWLKEKPMLAEGAQGSLLDIDYGSYPFVTSSNTTIGGVCTGLGVAPSKIGKVYGIFKAYCTRVGSGPFPTELFDETGEKIRQIGHEFGAVTGRPRRCGWLDLVALKYTVMVDGVTDLIMMKSDCLDSFETIKVCTSYIIDGKETSVFPFETQAEITPVYKEFKGWNCDLTGIRKESDLPKEFKDYIKFMEDFLGVPIKIISLGPDREATIER; the protein is encoded by the coding sequence ATGAAAATTGATGTTGTTCTCGGTCTTCAGTGGGGAGACGAGGGTAAAGGTAAGATTGTGGACGTGCTTGCCGGAAGGTATCCGGCTGTAGCCAGATTCCAGGGTGGCCCTAATGCCGGCCATTCTCTCCAGTTCGACGGAAAGAACTTCGTGGTAAGAAGCATTCCTTCAGGTATTTTCCGCGAAGGTTCCGTCAATGTCATCGGTAGCGGTGTCGTTCTCGATCCGATTACTTTCAAGGAGGAGTGCGGCAATGTAGCCAAGATGAATATCGATCCTCAGAAGAAGCTGGTGGTATCCAAGAAGGCTCATCTTATCCTTCCTACCCACAGACTTCTCGATGCCGCTTATGAGGCTGCCGCCGGAAAGGGCAAGATCGGTTCTACCCTTAAGGGTATCGGCCCGACCTATACAGACAAGGTCAGCCGTCACGGACTCAGGGTCGGCGATATCATCGCTCCTGATTTCCTTGACAGATTCAACAAGCTCAAGAGCCGCCATGTCAAGATGCTCAAGGATCTCGGATACGAGTGCGATCCGGAAAAAGACGAGAAAGCCTGGATGGAGGCAGTAGAGTTCCTCAGAGGCTTCAATCTTATCGACTGCGAGTATTTCGTGGATTCATGGCTCAAGGAGAAACCGATGCTCGCCGAAGGCGCCCAGGGATCTCTCCTGGATATCGACTACGGTTCATATCCGTTCGTAACCTCTTCCAATACTACGATCGGAGGCGTCTGCACCGGTCTCGGTGTCGCTCCTTCTAAGATCGGCAAGGTCTATGGTATCTTCAAGGCTTACTGCACCAGAGTCGGCAGCGGGCCGTTCCCTACGGAGCTCTTCGACGAGACTGGCGAGAAGATACGTCAGATCGGCCATGAGTTCGGAGCCGTCACAGGCCGTCCTCGCCGTTGCGGCTGGCTCGACCTCGTCGCCCTCAAATATACTGTCATGGTCGACGGAGTTACCGACTTGATCATGATGAAGTCTGACTGCCTCGACTCATTCGAGACCATCAAGGTCTGCACTTCATACATCATCGACGGCAAGGAGACCTCGGTCTTCCCGTTCGAGACTCAGGCTGAGATCACCCCTGTCTACAAGGAATTCAAGGGATGGAACTGTGACCTTACGGGCATCCGCAAGGAAAGCGACCTTCCTAAGGAATTCAAGGATTATATCAAGTTCATGGAAGACTTCCTCGGAGTTCCGATCAAGATCATTTCTCTCGGACCTGACCGTGAGGCGACTATCGAGCGATAG
- a CDS encoding lysyl-tRNA synthetase, class II, with product MAIQQLSEQEILRRESMTKLRELGIEPYPAALYPVNATAESVKNEYDPDKGNLTDICLAGRIMSRRIMGAASFMELQDETGRIQVYVKRDEICPGEDKTMYNTVFKKLLDIGDIIGIKGFAFITQTGQLSVHAKELTVLSKSLRVLPIVKEADGKVHDAVTDPELRYRQRYVDLIVNPQVKDVFFKRAKIIATMREYFNAAGCLEVETPILQSIPGGATARPFITHHNALDIDMYMRIANELYLKRLIVGGFSGVYEFAKDFRNEGMDKTHNPEFTCMEIYVAYKDYKWMMEFVEKMLEKIALEVNGTTKVMIGENEVDFGGTYRRLPILEAIKEYAGVDVKGMGVDELRAVCKKLGVEIEPSMGVGKLIDAIVGEYVEKNLVQPTFLTDYPVEMSPLTKRHREDPTLTERFELFVCGKELANAYSELNDPVDQLERFEAQAALKSNGDDEAMFIDYDFVRALEYGMPPTSGLGMGIDRLTMFMTGQSTIQDVLFFPMMRPEAF from the coding sequence ATGGCAATACAACAACTCAGCGAGCAGGAAATTCTCAGGAGAGAGTCAATGACTAAGCTCCGTGAACTCGGCATCGAGCCTTATCCTGCAGCACTTTATCCGGTCAACGCCACCGCGGAGAGCGTAAAGAACGAGTACGATCCGGACAAGGGGAATCTGACAGACATCTGTCTGGCCGGACGTATCATGTCCCGCCGAATCATGGGCGCCGCTTCATTCATGGAGCTTCAGGACGAAACCGGCAGGATCCAGGTCTATGTCAAGAGAGACGAGATCTGCCCGGGAGAAGACAAGACAATGTACAACACCGTATTCAAGAAACTTCTTGACATCGGTGACATCATAGGCATCAAGGGCTTCGCCTTCATCACCCAGACAGGCCAGCTCTCGGTACATGCCAAGGAACTTACGGTGCTGAGCAAATCTCTCCGTGTCCTCCCTATCGTAAAGGAGGCCGACGGAAAGGTCCACGACGCAGTCACCGATCCGGAGCTCCGCTACAGACAGAGATATGTCGACCTGATTGTCAATCCACAGGTAAAGGACGTATTCTTCAAGAGAGCCAAGATCATCGCCACCATGCGCGAGTACTTCAACGCCGCCGGCTGCCTCGAGGTCGAGACACCGATTCTCCAGAGCATTCCGGGAGGCGCTACGGCACGTCCGTTCATCACCCACCACAACGCTCTCGATATCGACATGTACATGCGTATCGCCAACGAGCTCTACCTTAAGAGACTTATCGTGGGTGGTTTCTCCGGAGTATATGAGTTCGCCAAGGACTTCCGCAACGAGGGCATGGACAAGACCCACAACCCTGAGTTCACCTGCATGGAGATCTATGTTGCCTACAAGGACTACAAGTGGATGATGGAGTTCGTGGAGAAGATGCTCGAGAAGATCGCTCTCGAGGTCAATGGTACTACCAAGGTTATGATCGGCGAGAACGAGGTCGATTTCGGCGGCACATACCGTCGTCTTCCTATCCTCGAAGCCATCAAGGAATATGCAGGAGTCGATGTCAAGGGAATGGGCGTGGACGAGCTCAGGGCTGTCTGCAAGAAGCTGGGCGTCGAGATCGAGCCGTCCATGGGCGTAGGCAAGCTTATCGACGCAATCGTCGGAGAATATGTCGAGAAGAACCTCGTACAGCCTACCTTCCTTACCGATTATCCGGTCGAGATGTCCCCTCTTACAAAGCGTCACCGCGAGGATCCTACCCTTACCGAGAGATTCGAGCTCTTCGTATGCGGCAAGGAGCTTGCCAACGCTTACTCAGAGCTTAACGACCCGGTTGACCAGCTTGAGCGCTTCGAGGCTCAGGCCGCCCTCAAGTCCAACGGAGACGACGAGGCCATGTTCATCGACTACGACTTCGTACGTGCTCTCGAGTACGGCATGCCGCCTACCTCGGGCCTCGGAATGGGTATCGACCGTCTTACGATGTTCATGACGGGACAGAGCACCATCCAGGATGTGCTGTTCTTCCCGATGATGAGACCGGAGGCATTCTAG
- a CDS encoding shikimate dehydrogenase: MDKFGLIGKNISASDSPSLFKAAYGGRYSYDLLDGEDFPALWQKFLDGYKAVNVTAPYKENAFAEVLELARNGKGAISGPCFKIKATNLVVKTDEGLMAHNSDFSGIILSVADTYFPGLVSQCYETFGEKGHIKVHQFMRENIAGLFGQKPQALIVGCGGAGKAAAVAAAEMGFETALMNRTPEKARAIAEQLPEYGFIPVPVSDFKNSLKECDLIIYTVPETMPQVAELTADDFAGEGGPSKVILEANYKTPAFSGLVLDRMAMADCRYIEGRKWLMYQAVTGYSLMTGEKINLPAMEEAFKKS; encoded by the coding sequence ATGGATAAGTTCGGCCTCATTGGAAAGAATATCTCGGCTTCCGACAGCCCGTCCCTGTTCAAGGCGGCTTACGGAGGACGCTACAGCTATGACCTGCTTGACGGAGAGGACTTCCCTGCCCTCTGGCAGAAATTCCTCGACGGATACAAGGCCGTCAATGTGACTGCGCCATACAAGGAGAATGCATTCGCCGAGGTGCTCGAACTTGCCAGAAACGGCAAGGGAGCGATATCCGGTCCATGTTTCAAGATCAAGGCCACCAATCTCGTAGTCAAGACGGACGAAGGCCTTATGGCCCACAACTCCGACTTCAGCGGCATAATCCTCAGCGTGGCCGACACATACTTCCCGGGACTGGTCTCCCAGTGCTATGAGACCTTCGGCGAGAAGGGACATATAAAAGTCCACCAGTTCATGCGCGAGAACATCGCAGGACTTTTCGGCCAGAAGCCGCAGGCTCTGATCGTCGGATGCGGAGGCGCAGGAAAGGCCGCTGCAGTGGCTGCCGCAGAGATGGGCTTCGAGACTGCGCTCATGAACAGGACTCCAGAGAAGGCCCGCGCAATAGCCGAACAGCTTCCGGAATACGGCTTCATCCCTGTTCCGGTCAGCGATTTCAAGAACTCGCTGAAGGAATGCGACCTGATCATTTACACGGTTCCCGAGACCATGCCTCAGGTCGCCGAGCTCACCGCCGACGATTTCGCAGGAGAAGGAGGCCCTTCAAAAGTAATACTCGAGGCCAACTACAAGACACCCGCATTCAGCGGACTGGTTCTCGACAGGATGGCGATGGCGGACTGCCGTTACATCGAAGGCCGCAAATGGCTGATGTACCAGGCCGTGACCGGCTACAGCCTGATGACAGGAGAAAAAATAAACCTCCCCGCAATGGAGGAGGCCTTCAAGAAGTCTTAA
- a CDS encoding RNA methyltransferase, TrmH family — protein MRIETVTSAQNPKIKDLLALQEKSRTRREEGLFVVEGRRELEHCLKAGFKAKTLFVCGEILGEAFQEVVDMAPEAGIVQVPAYVYGKIAYREGTEGVIAEIEYKDRKLEDLALGKDPLVIVLESVEKPGNLGAVLRSADAAGADAVIICDPLTDLYNPNLIRASIGSIFTLQVATASSEEAIAWLKDRKIQILTAQLQDSQWYYDTDMKGGTAIVMGTESTGLTDIWRNAADRHIKIPMLGRLDSLNVSVSAAILLYEAVRQRKSHGNG, from the coding sequence ATGAGAATCGAGACTGTCACTTCAGCCCAGAATCCTAAGATAAAGGACCTTCTTGCGCTTCAGGAGAAATCCCGGACGAGGCGCGAAGAGGGTCTCTTTGTTGTAGAGGGACGCCGGGAGCTGGAGCATTGTCTCAAGGCCGGTTTCAAGGCAAAGACTCTTTTCGTCTGCGGAGAAATCCTTGGAGAAGCCTTCCAGGAAGTTGTCGACATGGCTCCTGAAGCCGGAATAGTGCAGGTCCCTGCCTATGTCTATGGCAAGATCGCCTATCGCGAAGGAACCGAAGGCGTGATCGCAGAGATAGAATACAAGGACCGCAAGCTGGAGGACCTCGCCCTCGGCAAGGATCCCCTGGTAATAGTCCTGGAATCGGTTGAGAAGCCGGGCAATCTCGGAGCGGTGCTCAGGAGCGCCGATGCCGCAGGAGCCGACGCAGTCATAATCTGCGATCCTCTCACCGACCTATACAACCCGAATCTGATCAGGGCCAGCATTGGCTCAATATTCACCCTGCAGGTAGCTACGGCCTCCTCGGAGGAAGCTATCGCATGGCTGAAAGACAGAAAAATACAGATACTGACCGCACAGCTTCAGGATTCGCAATGGTACTACGATACGGACATGAAGGGCGGGACCGCCATAGTCATGGGCACTGAATCCACCGGCCTTACCGACATATGGAGAAATGCGGCAGACCGCCACATCAAGATCCCGATGCTCGGAAGGCTTGATTCCCTCAACGTCTCCGTATCGGCGGCCATATTGCTTTACGAAGCGGTCCGTCAGAGAAAATCACATGGAAATGGATAA
- a CDS encoding single-strand binding protein (manually curated), whose product MSLNKVMLIGNVGKDPEVRYLDGNNPSAGSNAKVATFPLATSERYKDRNGEPHENTEWHNIVVWRSNADVVERFVKRGTQLYIEGRLRTRSWTDQTGAKKYTTEIVADTIQLLGKKTDNPAQAGAPASQPYQPAAPSPAPQQAAPVQDIPMDAPSDDLPF is encoded by the coding sequence ATGTCACTCAATAAAGTAATGCTAATCGGTAACGTGGGTAAAGATCCGGAAGTACGTTACCTTGATGGAAATAACCCTTCTGCAGGGAGTAATGCTAAAGTCGCAACTTTCCCCCTTGCTACTTCTGAAAGATACAAAGACCGCAACGGCGAGCCTCATGAGAATACTGAATGGCACAATATCGTAGTCTGGAGAAGCAATGCCGATGTTGTCGAGAGATTCGTCAAGAGAGGTACCCAGCTCTATATAGAAGGACGTCTCAGGACGAGGTCATGGACCGACCAGACTGGCGCCAAGAAATATACTACTGAGATTGTAGCCGATACTATCCAGCTTCTCGGCAAAAAGACTGACAATCCGGCCCAGGCGGGAGCTCCTGCATCCCAGCCTTATCAGCCTGCAGCTCCGTCTCCAGCGCCTCAGCAGGCCGCTCCGGTTCAGGACATCCCGATGGATGCCCCTTCTGATGATCTTCCGTTCTGA
- a CDS encoding Major Facilitator Superfamily protein, translating to MAAFKFLKGRSACWIALACLVVPMFASYYFDDMFSSISYLFEDSSLTQLGWDAAGYGKYAGGYSVLCVFGGLVVCGMLLDKWGVRITGSIFVGMMAGGAGLVLYALKSGSASSLNLAFVGCMLFGLGSEIAGTAVTRSIAKWFRHGPMALAMGLQLAIARLGTALAMVLSPILVAQQSGHVYSLDETARPAVFGMGLMAVGLILWAVFVAIDAARDKGEAEAGKEAEEPFRLADVGKVLTDGKFWMLGLLCVLFYSSIIAFKKFAGAILIPRFGLPAEAAGWMISMLPFATVIFAPLFGILVDRKGKGTKWMILGSVLALIAHLLLAFAPAGVPFYGYLSMVFLGFGYSLVPAALWPSVPKIVPDKVLGTTFALIYWVQNLGLMTFKMLAGNIIGKGVLYVELMFVGLCVAAVGIALLFSRTASRNPRLGLDAPFGK from the coding sequence ATGGCTGCTTTCAAATTCTTAAAAGGCAGGTCAGCGTGCTGGATTGCGCTGGCCTGCCTTGTTGTTCCGATGTTCGCATCCTACTATTTCGACGACATGTTTTCGTCGATCTCCTATCTGTTCGAGGATTCTTCCCTCACTCAGCTGGGATGGGATGCGGCCGGTTATGGCAAATACGCCGGAGGTTACTCCGTGCTCTGCGTCTTCGGAGGCCTCGTGGTCTGCGGAATGCTGCTCGACAAGTGGGGCGTCCGGATCACCGGATCCATCTTCGTCGGCATGATGGCCGGAGGCGCCGGTCTTGTGCTCTATGCCCTGAAGTCCGGATCTGCCTCGTCCCTGAATCTGGCTTTCGTGGGCTGCATGCTCTTCGGACTCGGCAGCGAGATCGCCGGAACGGCGGTGACTCGCTCGATCGCCAAATGGTTCCGCCATGGACCGATGGCCCTTGCCATGGGTCTGCAGCTGGCAATAGCCAGGCTCGGTACTGCTCTCGCGATGGTTCTGTCCCCGATTCTGGTCGCCCAGCAGAGCGGCCATGTCTATTCTCTCGACGAGACCGCCCGCCCTGCTGTCTTCGGTATGGGGCTGATGGCCGTCGGACTGATCCTCTGGGCTGTTTTCGTGGCCATAGATGCCGCCCGCGACAAGGGAGAGGCCGAGGCTGGGAAAGAGGCTGAGGAGCCGTTCCGTCTGGCCGATGTGGGAAAAGTCTTGACTGACGGGAAATTCTGGATGCTGGGACTGCTCTGCGTGCTGTTCTACAGCAGTATAATCGCGTTCAAGAAGTTCGCCGGGGCGATCCTGATTCCTCGTTTCGGGCTGCCGGCTGAGGCTGCCGGCTGGATGATCTCGATGCTCCCTTTTGCTACAGTCATCTTCGCGCCGCTTTTCGGAATCCTCGTGGACCGGAAAGGAAAGGGGACGAAGTGGATGATCCTGGGCTCCGTGCTGGCCCTGATCGCCCATCTTCTGCTGGCCTTCGCGCCTGCCGGTGTGCCGTTCTACGGATACCTCAGCATGGTCTTCCTGGGCTTCGGTTACTCGCTGGTTCCGGCCGCTCTCTGGCCGTCGGTTCCGAAGATTGTTCCGGACAAGGTGCTGGGCACTACTTTCGCCCTTATATACTGGGTTCAGAATCTTGGTCTGATGACCTTCAAGATGCTTGCGGGCAATATCATAGGCAAGGGTGTCCTGTATGTCGAACTGATGTTCGTGGGACTCTGTGTCGCTGCTGTCGGGATTGCCCTGCTGTTCTCCAGGACTGCTTCCAGAAACCCAAGGCTGGGACTTGATGCGCCGTTCGGAAAATAA
- a CDS encoding Nitrate/nitrite transporter NarK, with the protein MSEKILKLMNDSPAARWTALILIALMMFFGYMFVDVMSPLQALVENQRGWTPDIFGTYASAEYILNVCGFLIIAGVILDKMGIRFTGILSASMMFAGAAIKYVGISDWFQDTAFCSWLGSWWTALPGSAKMASLGFMIFGCGCEMAGTTVSKAIAKWFKGKEMAMAMGIEMAIARVGVFAIFSISPLIASKMGSVAAPVGFCTVLLLIGLINFIVFSVMDGKFDAQLAEAGQTSGEDGSDEEFKVSDLGKIFGSLSFWVVALLCVLYYSAIFPFQRYGANMLQCNLDGITPEAASQIFRWFPIGAAAITPFLGRYLDKKGKGATMLILGALLLIVCHLIFAFVLPATHSKLIAYATIVVLGVSFSLVPAALWPSVPKIIDEKILGSAYCLIFWVQNIGLCFVPLLIGTVLTSSNATNPAVVAAKAAGAEFIPYNYTVPLIIFAGFGVAALLIALYLKALDSKRHLGLEEPNIK; encoded by the coding sequence ATGTCTGAAAAAATCCTCAAACTGATGAATGACAGTCCGGCTGCGCGCTGGACGGCTCTCATCCTCATCGCGCTGATGATGTTCTTCGGCTACATGTTCGTGGATGTCATGTCTCCGCTCCAGGCTCTCGTCGAGAACCAGCGCGGCTGGACTCCGGACATCTTCGGAACATACGCCAGCGCAGAGTATATCCTTAACGTCTGCGGCTTCCTTATCATCGCCGGTGTGATCCTTGACAAGATGGGAATCCGCTTTACCGGAATCCTTTCCGCATCCATGATGTTCGCCGGTGCCGCTATCAAGTACGTCGGCATCTCCGACTGGTTCCAGGACACTGCTTTCTGCAGCTGGCTCGGGAGCTGGTGGACAGCTCTTCCGGGCAGCGCCAAGATGGCCTCCCTCGGATTCATGATCTTCGGATGCGGCTGCGAGATGGCCGGTACTACCGTTTCCAAGGCTATCGCAAAATGGTTCAAAGGCAAAGAGATGGCCATGGCCATGGGGATCGAGATGGCGATCGCCCGTGTCGGCGTCTTCGCGATATTCTCGATCAGTCCGCTCATCGCCTCTAAGATGGGCAGCGTCGCAGCTCCTGTGGGCTTCTGCACGGTTCTCCTGCTTATCGGACTCATCAACTTCATAGTATTCTCCGTAATGGACGGCAAGTTTGACGCCCAGCTCGCCGAGGCCGGCCAGACTTCTGGCGAAGACGGATCCGATGAAGAGTTCAAGGTCAGCGACCTCGGCAAGATCTTCGGTTCCCTCAGCTTCTGGGTAGTCGCCCTTCTCTGCGTGCTCTATTACAGCGCAATATTCCCGTTCCAGCGTTACGGCGCAAATATGCTCCAGTGCAACCTCGACGGTATCACCCCTGAGGCTGCATCCCAGATATTCCGCTGGTTCCCGATCGGCGCCGCAGCTATCACTCCTTTCCTCGGAAGATATCTCGACAAGAAGGGTAAGGGTGCGACAATGCTTATCCTCGGTGCGCTCCTTCTTATCGTCTGCCACCTGATATTTGCATTCGTGCTTCCTGCTACTCATTCGAAGCTTATCGCTTATGCTACAATCGTCGTGCTCGGAGTCAGCTTCTCGCTCGTGCCTGCAGCCCTGTGGCCGTCCGTACCTAAGATCATCGACGAGAAGATCCTCGGTTCCGCATACTGCCTTATCTTCTGGGTGCAGAATATCGGACTGTGCTTCGTGCCGCTTCTTATCGGTACCGTGCTGACTTCTTCCAATGCAACCAATCCTGCAGTCGTAGCCGCCAAGGCAGCCGGTGCAGAGTTCATCCCTTACAACTATACCGTTCCGCTTATCATCTTTGCCGGTTTCGGCGTAGCTGCTCTCCTTATAGCCTTGTATCTCAAGGCCCTTGACAGCAAACGTCATCTCGGCCTCGAGGAGCCGAACATAAAGTAA